The DNA sequence ACCTGTTGTTAATCGAATATTCTATTACTTTTTCTATCATAAATTCATTATCCCCATTTATTAAATCAAATAAATCTTACTGAATGTTATAGTGTAATTCGTAATTAGTCAAATTGAATTATTTATTTACCAAAAATCACAATTAAATATTAATTTACTATATATTGATTTTTATCCAAATGAGAATTAAGATTCAAAGCTACTTCCATTGAATAATTATTAGCCGAGTAATAAATAGAAAAATTTAGGAGAGTTGAGTATGACTGAAGTAATCAAAGAAATAGAAATTAATGCCTCAAAAGATAAAGTCTGGCCAATCTTGGCGGATATCGGTTCGATTCAGAATTATAATCCTGGAGTCACAAAATCCCTAAGCACTTCAGAAGCTAAAACCGGAATCGGAGCGAGCCGCCACTGTGACCTTCTTCCAATGGGTAGTGTGGAGGAAAGAGTAATCGAATGGGACGAAGGGAATAGTTACAAGATTGAAATTTATGATGGAAAAATAGTCCCGTTTTTAGGCACAGCTGTTTTTGAAGTATCAGAAAACGGTGAGAATACTCATGTCAAAATGACTATGAACTACGAAATGAAAAGTGGAATAATGGCTTCAATGATGGGTATGATGATGAAAGGTAAAATGGATAAAGCCGTTGAAAGCATTTTAGTTGGTTTAAAACATCACGTAGAAACAGGCGAAGAAGTGTCTATGAAAGTTTATAAGAACTTGAGTGTTTAATACGCATAATATTTGATATTATGTCATAAATTAGTGCATGACTTTAATAAGCCATGCACTAATTTTCATAGCGAATCTATACGATAAATTAATATGTACTTAATATCTAACTTACAGATATTACGTTCTCGGCCTGTGGGCCTTTCTCACCGTCGGTGACAGTGAACTCCACTTTTTGTCCTTCTTCAAGATTCTTGAATCCGTCACCACCAATTGCACTAAAGTGAACGAATACATCATCACCGCCTTCGCGTTCAATGAAGCCAAATCCCTTCCTCGAATTGAACCATTTTACTGTACCTGTTTCACGATCTGCCATTTTTATTGTACTCCTCCGTTTGTGCTTTTACTGAAAACAATAAATATTAAATGATTTTTGATAATATGCTTTAAATTAGAATGAAATTTCCGACAAGTTTGAAAATGTGCTTTACTAACTGTTTCCTTGATTTGTTGCTGTACTGTAGCATTTAAGGTTGCCCCGCTTCAGCTCTAATGTCAAGCTAAAAATTATTGCGTCTTTTAATTTGATTATTCTGAAGAATGACTATTTAACCAGAGATTAGCCAATAGTTCTTTTATTTTCTTATTAATCATCCGCTATTCCGATTCACAATTCAATTATTTTCATTTATTGTCTCCCATCTTACATAAGGTTAGATTTTACAATTATATTCTCTTGACAATAAGTGTAATGTGGTGGTAAATTTTCTCAATACCTGACACAGATAAGCTTCCTTTGCAGAACCGGTTTTCTGCAGAAAAACGAAAAACTTTTGAAAGTTGAATGACTTATGCGTGCTAATAGTCACATACAAACTGCCTCCTTTGATTTAACAAGCTTATCCATTTCATAATGAAATCTCGACCAAAGAAAAAGAAATCAGCAAAGAAAAATAATCTTACGCATAGAGCAGCCTCAGTTACCACTAAGTCACCCGTTTTGATCAATGATAAAAGATTAAAAACATATATTGAGATCGCCCCGGATCCGATAATTATTTTCGATAACCAGGCAATAGTAACTGATTTTAATCCTGCCGCCGAAGATTGTTTTGGAATTTCATCAGAAATAGTTATAGGAAGACATCTTTTAGAGTTGAAAGGTATTCCTGTCAAAACGCTTAAACGTTTTAAAAATGAGTTCTCTCTGGTTATCTCCGGCGAAGTTAAAACTCCGCTTGATTTTGAATTTAAACGAACAGGGTTACCTGAAATCAATCTTGAGATGAATTATCGCTTGATTCAAACTGATGATCAAACCTCAGGATTATTGGTTACGTTGCGTAACATCACCGAAAGGAAACGAGCTGAATTAGCCCTAAGATCCGAAAGAGATTATCTTGACAAGATTCATGATTCAGTTGAAGAAGCGATATTTACTGTCAGCTTGCCGGACAGGACTATCGAGTATGTTAATCGCGCAGTTGAAAAAATATTTGGTTACACCCCTGAAGAATGCATAAATCAAAATACTCTGATTTTTTATCCTGATAAGGAAGCATATATTAATTCCGGGGATATTTTAAGTGAACGGATGCAGAACGATGATGACAATATAAGAATCAAACGCATTCTTAAGAAGAAAAACGGCGAACTGTTTACAGCAGAAGTCTCTTCAACCATTATGAGACTCGACAACGGTAAAGTTCAACTAATAAGCATTGTGCGTGATTTATCCGATCAAAATCGAGCTAAATATGCTATCCGGGAAAATAGAGAACGATATCAAACTTTTTTTCAGGGCTCAAAAGATGCTATTTATGTTATAAATGTAGATGGCACTTTTGAGGACGTCAATGAATCTACACTTGAATTATTCGGTTACACAAAAGAGGAATTATTATCCACAAACGTTAAACATCTATATAAATACCCTGCCGACAGGATAAGATTTCGAAAACAGATAGAATTAAACGGATCGGTAACTGATTTTCGTCTCACTTTGATAAAAAAGAACGGTAGCGAGATACAATGCCTGCTTACAAGTAATATCAGATTAGACGAAGACGATAATATTATAGGCTACCAGGGAATAATCAGAGATATCACCGCCAAGCTGCAATCTGAAGAAAAACTTCATAAACTGTCCAATGCAGTGGAGCAAGCGGCTGAGATTATAATGATCTCTGATTATAAAGGAGTAATTGAATATGTAAATCCGGAATTCGAAAAAATCACCGGATATAGCAAAAACGAAGTATTAGGTAAAACGCCCCAAATTCTAAGTTCCGGTAAACACCCTAAGGAATTCTATCGGGAATTGTGGAATATCATTCTTGCGGGAGAAACTTTTCGCGGTTTGATAATCAATAAGAAAAAGAACGGTGAAATTTTTATGGAAGAAAAAACTATTTCGCCACTGAAAGACGCCGACGGCAATATTACTCACTTCGTTTCAAATGGAAGAGATATTACCGAAAGGATAAATGCGCAGAAAAAAATAGAGGAGCAAAGAAAATTTCTCCGGCAGGTACTTGATATTAATCCTAACATCATATTTGCAAAAAACAGAAAGGGGCGCTATACCTTAGTTAATAAAGCAGCAGCGGATCTTGCAGACACATCAGTGAAAAATATGATAGGAAAGACAGATTATCAGCTATTTCATGACATTGCGGGTTCGGATCAAGCCATATTGGACGATAAAACTGTATTCGAAACGGCTATGGAAAAAATAAATCCTAATACTACTATTATTGACTCAAAAGGCAATGA is a window from the Candidatus Neomarinimicrobiota bacterium genome containing:
- a CDS encoding PAS domain S-box protein gives rise to the protein MKSRPKKKKSAKKNNLTHRAASVTTKSPVLINDKRLKTYIEIAPDPIIIFDNQAIVTDFNPAAEDCFGISSEIVIGRHLLELKGIPVKTLKRFKNEFSLVISGEVKTPLDFEFKRTGLPEINLEMNYRLIQTDDQTSGLLVTLRNITERKRAELALRSERDYLDKIHDSVEEAIFTVSLPDRTIEYVNRAVEKIFGYTPEECINQNTLIFYPDKEAYINSGDILSERMQNDDDNIRIKRILKKKNGELFTAEVSSTIMRLDNGKVQLISIVRDLSDQNRAKYAIRENRERYQTFFQGSKDAIYVINVDGTFEDVNESTLELFGYTKEELLSTNVKHLYKYPADRIRFRKQIELNGSVTDFRLTLIKKNGSEIQCLLTSNIRLDEDDNIIGYQGIIRDITAKLQSEEKLHKLSNAVEQAAEIIMISDYKGVIEYVNPEFEKITGYSKNEVLGKTPQILSSGKHPKEFYRELWNIILAGETFRGLIINKKKNGEIFMEEKTISPLKDADGNITHFVSNGRDITERINAQKKIEEQRKFLRQVLDINPNIIFAKNRKGRYTLVNKAAADLADTSVKNMIGKTDYQLFHDIAGSDQAILDDKTVFETAMEKINPNTTIIDSKGNERIFYTIKRPIFDEKGNVSHVLGVSMEITEQQRTADENINLERKLERARRMESLGILAGGVAHDLNNILGPILGYPDLILEMLADDSPIREDIKMIQASAERASEVVQDLLTLARRGKYEMKPMALNNVINEYIDSSNFTLLQSRHPDVKFNAILDDNINLINGSGAHLSKTIMNLIMNAFESMHHGGTITLKTYNKTFRKNVHFLNEIPKGKYTVFEVQDTGYGISEEDLPHIFEPFYTRKEMGRSGSGLGLSVVFGVIGDHGGYIDVRTETGVGTSFYLYIPHATKDDITKKIDDTTLRGTENILVVDDGKQQRKLAKRLLSSLGYNVSTAKNGNLAVEYIKKKKIDLVILDMIMEDDFDGLDTYKEMIKIVPKQKAIIVSGYAETDRIKEAKKLGVGHYLRKPYTLKKIGSVIRFEIDNK
- a CDS encoding cold-shock protein, which codes for MADRETGTVKWFNSRKGFGFIEREGGDDVFVHFSAIGGDGFKNLEEGQKVEFTVTDGEKGPQAENVISVS
- a CDS encoding SRPBCC family protein, whose product is MTEVIKEIEINASKDKVWPILADIGSIQNYNPGVTKSLSTSEAKTGIGASRHCDLLPMGSVEERVIEWDEGNSYKIEIYDGKIVPFLGTAVFEVSENGENTHVKMTMNYEMKSGIMASMMGMMMKGKMDKAVESILVGLKHHVETGEEVSMKVYKNLSV